A region of the Candidatus Zixiibacteriota bacterium genome:
CCGCCGGAAGCCTCGTGGGTGAGACGCATTAACTCCTGTCCGATCTTTTGTCCCTGGTAGGCTTTGTCGACAGCCAGATCAGAGAGATAACAACAGAAGCTGAAATCAGTCACAGCGCGAGCGATACCGACAAGTTTATCTCCGTCGCGGGCGCAGAGCATGAGCGAAGCAAACTGAACCATTTCAGCAATACGCTCGGGTTCATCGACCGGGCGTCGAGCGGCAAGTCCTGAGCGG
Encoded here:
- a CDS encoding GNAT family N-acetyltransferase, with protein sequence MPIAYTTEPDLTAKEFIDLLNRSGLAARRPVDEPERIAEMVQFASLMLCARDGDKLVGIARAVTDFSFCCYLSDLAVDKAYQGQKIGQELMRLTHEASGGGRVTFLLLEAPTAAGYYGHVGFEKASNAWLIARKI